A window from Leptothermofonsia sichuanensis E412 encodes these proteins:
- a CDS encoding cofactor assembly of complex C subunit B, which yields MLSSTLLLTLLMMVGLFFFIRASVKDRTQTIKLKSNQSRESTLEQVQQYFARRTYQIASVDEAAHQVVFEGFVRPSLFLAIFLTLLTAVGLLCLALVLAILFPSLGVLLVGLVLLSPTAGVFYWRGAARTEKVLLQVEPVQASNGTSISLLTVVAHRDELAELQRSLPLIPSE from the coding sequence GTGCTTTCTTCTACCCTTCTGCTAACCCTGCTGATGATGGTAGGGCTTTTCTTTTTCATCCGAGCTTCGGTGAAAGACCGAACTCAAACTATTAAGTTGAAGTCCAATCAGTCACGGGAGTCCACCTTAGAGCAGGTGCAGCAGTATTTCGCCAGACGCACTTATCAAATCGCATCTGTAGATGAAGCCGCGCACCAGGTCGTGTTTGAGGGCTTTGTTCGCCCCAGTCTGTTTCTGGCGATTTTTTTGACTTTGCTGACAGCCGTTGGGCTGCTCTGTCTGGCTCTGGTTTTAGCTATTTTGTTTCCCAGTCTGGGAGTGTTGCTGGTGGGGTTGGTGCTTCTATCTCCGACAGCCGGAGTGTTCTACTGGCGAGGTGCGGCACGGACTGAAAAAGTTTTACTCCAGGTGGAACCTGTGCAAGCTTCGAACGGCACTTCCATTAGTTTGTTAACTGTAGTGGCTCATCGGGATGAATTGGCTGAGTTACAGCGATCGCTACCTTTAATCCCATCAGAATAG